One genomic window of Halictus rubicundus isolate RS-2024b chromosome 12, iyHalRubi1_principal, whole genome shotgun sequence includes the following:
- the LOC143359545 gene encoding cholesterol transporter ABCA5, protein MDSCGVYLSQLRAMLVRNLLLKKREKRKTTAEVFLPLCTLGILIVLKVMPPNPNYPAMMTQRQEGGIFEALNGYKNNTIAVVPNSTETLTFLNSMNTLWLSMWDHPGKLPLNFIVFDTKDDLQAAYWRDPYSIPLAVIFEDSQPVSQSLLYEIRTNPLYTNPPSPTELYSAPVTCRKDTSHWMGGVLSIETGGSCPVNNYLHSGFLALQLIMDITKIRLDTGNTDLNVPEVRLEMFPKEAFTADWMLAFRVVIPLFMVLAISQFVTYLLILIVGEKEKKIKEGMKIMGLRDSVFWLSWFIIYSVFVLLLSAVGVILLFTLQMFQHTHFLPIFLLVVLYSFSIIMFAFMITPFFDKSRTAGVLGNFAVTILSLMYFIQVFVNDSSSISFWVVSLLSPTGVALAMDKALVLDLQGEGVNFDNLWSGPGIPFGGSLIMMTLDIFLYACLAYYFDCVIPSEYGVKRTPWFCFTPGFWCQRKAPRVPSSNGESNSFIPGEETNRDIEPVVREMKGREAIRIVDLYKSYHKCRKPETKAVNGINLTIYEGQITAILGHNGAGKTSLFNILTGLTAPTAGTALIFGYDVRDFHDMQNIRSMTGVCPQHDILFDLLTPREHLEFFAAVRGIPRAMIEHEVRKTLKDIDLSEKADTFAKYLSGGQKRKLSVGIAIIGDPKIIILDEPTAGVDPYSRRQMWSFLQSRRHGKVILLTTHFMDEADILADRKAVISKGKLRCCGSSLFLKNKFGIGYHLTLVLEGNAREHAINRLVTSHVSKAEKARRHGRELSFILPHNSVESFAPLFSAIEHEIKTRASRLGISSYGVSMTTLEEVFLHLEKDEGTECTMDNLSKKMVRNRALSRSLSLQSKSTSYQSLQNEGVTVQNDGQAKGELPDGVNNDRNPPVLGLGLDPIKIRPNFLQTLYAMLRLRILRLFRNIQLLYFTIVAPLLLIALGLHLNSIQTVEVKMQSLKLNTDTYGSETKVLYSNNTDHDITPLIDGIGQDIKYIEEYDGDFANLLKIAPHAAVFSVNEYSEHRINLTVVYNDTMQHSLPILINVLSNTYYRLVSGKEKLESIRVKTHPFQQTSQPQEFNIGTGSSAVFIGMNFVLLPIILVVDMVYDREIKAKNQLRVNGLSFSMYFLTYFVVLVGLITFICLCILGIIFLFDVPSLQEIPALITLGGLIMLYCPASILFSTCLSYIFDKMDSAQSILHNIAVFFGLIPFILVMGLDMLGLSGIAAFVLHVIFSLINTLYVPYAAVYYVGRVHLMCSINAACHHLTMSDYLTTEIIIMAFGVLLHCPLWFFILLILDTKKNGGNVSDIFKHFLRNGGSVGEEIMENADVGEHEDADVKAERQKVFNLITSSSVQEPPVVLVQNLRKEYRHRESGSCSCCSKQDEEASQIQRKVAVRNLSLAVEPGEVFGLLGHNGAGKTTTMKIIIAEEAASRGRVHIGGHNINSNLSEAFRQMGYCPQHDAQWKNITVREHLECYAAIRGVPWGDIGRIVDLYLSGLQIHEHADKQTQECSGGTRRKLSFAMAMIGGPKVVLMDEPSTGMDPRSKRFLWDTILASFQGGRGAILTTHSMEEADALCSKVGIMVKGELRCIGSTQHLKNLYGAGYTLEMKLQGGDCTPTTPSGDRITSLKEFVSSLFPDATLEESFADRLVFGVPQHAVTSLAESFMQLEKAKLELDIEEYSFSQTTLEQVFLKFSHYDESNSVE, encoded by the exons GAAGTCTTCCTGCCGCTCTGCACCTTAGGCATCCTAATCGTGTTGAAGGTGATGCCACCGAACCCGAATTACCCCGCGATGATGACGCAGAGGCAAGAGGGCGGCATATTCGAGGCGCTGAACGGATACAAGAACAACACGATCGCCGTTGTTCCGAACTCGACGGAAACTTTA ACCTTCTTGAACTCGATGAATACCCTGTGGTTGTCGATGTGGGATCATCCTGGCAAGCTACCCTTGAATTTCATAGTGTTCGACACGAAGGACGACCTGCAAGCTGCGTACTGGAGAGACCCTTACAGCATACCCCTAGCCGTGATCTTCGAGGACTCTCAGCCTGTATCTCAGAGCCTTCT GTATGAGATAAGAACTAATCCTTTATACACGAATCCGCCCTCGCCGACTGAACTGTATTCCGCCCCAGTTACTTGTCGAAAGGACACCAGCCATTGGATGGGTGGTGTATTGTCGATAGAGACTGGCGGATCATGTCCCGTGAACAATTACCTGCACTCTGGATTCTTGGCGTTGCAGTTGATAATGGATATTACAAAGATAAGA CTAGACACAGGGAACACAGATCTAAACGTGCCGGAAGTTAGGCTGGAGATGTTCCCGAAGGAAGCTTTCACTGCAG ACTGGATGCTGGCCTTTAGAGTTGTTATACCTCTCTTTATGGTACTGGCTATCTCGCAATTCGTCACTTACCTCCTGATCCTGATAGTCGGTGAGAAGGAGAAAAAGATCAAGGAAGGAATGAAGATAATGGGCCTAAGAGATTCTGTCTTTTG GTTGTCGTGGTTCATTATCTACAGCGTGTTCGTCTTGCTGCTTTCCGCCGTTGGGGTCATACTACTTTTCACACTTCAGATGTTCCAGCACACACACTTTTTACCGATATTCCTTTTAGTAGTGCTCTACAGTTTCTCCATAATCATGTTCGCTTTCATGATAACCCCCTTCTTCGATAAGTCACGG ACCGCCGGTGTGCTAGGCAACTTCGCTGTCACAATATTAAGCTTGATGTACTTTATCCAAGTTTTCGTCAACGACTCCAGCTCCATTTCCTTTTGGGTGGTATCGCTTCTCAGTCCAACGGGCGTCGCTTTGGCAATGGATAAA GCTCTTGTGCTGGACTTACAAGGGGAAGGAGTTAATTTCGATAATCTTTGGTCTGGTCCCGGCATACCCTTTGGAGGAAGCCTTATTATGATGACGTTAGACATCTTTTTGTATGCTTGCTTAGCGTATTACTTCGACTGCGTCATACCTA GCGAGTACGGCGTTAAAAGAACTCCCTGGTTCTGCTTTACGCCAGGGTTTTGGTGCCAGAGGAAAGCTCCAAGG GTACCGTCGTCGAATGGCGAGTCAAATTCTTTCATACCTGGCGAGGAGACGAACCGTGACATCGAGCCGGTGGTAAGGGAGATGAAAGGTCGCGAAGCCATTAGGATAGTCGACCTTTACAAGTCCTATCACAAATGTCGCAAGCCAGAGACCAAAGCTGTAAATGGCATCAACCTGACGATCTATGAAGGACAAATAACCGCGATACTTGGCCATAACGGGGCCGGCAAGACGAGCCTCTTCAACATACTGACTGGCCTGACTGCACCAACCGCCGGCACCGCTTTGATTTTCGGCTACGATGTCAGAGATTTCCACGACATGCAAAATATCAGGAGCATGACCGGCGTTTGTCCGCAACACGACATTCTCTTCGATCTTCTGACTCCCCGAGAACACCTCGAATTCTTTGCGGCTGTACGAGGAATTCCTAGGGCAATGATAGAACACGAG GTGAGGAAAACTTTGAAAGACATCGACCTGTCCGAGAAAGCGGACACCTTCGCGAAGTATTTAAGCGGCGGTCAGAAGCGGAAGTTGTCCGTGGGCATCGCCATTATCGGCGATCCAAAAATTATCATCCTCGACGAACCCACCGCTGGAGTAGATCCTTACTCCAGAAGACAGATGTGGTCCTTCTTGCAGTCCAGACGTCACGGCAAAGTAATATTGTTGACCACTCATTTCATGGACGAGGCTGACATATTGGCGGACAGGAAAGCGGTGATTAGTAAAGGGAAATTGCGATGCTGCGGTAGTTCCTTGTTCTTGAAGAATAAGTTTGGCATCGGGTACCATTTAAC GTTGGTACTCGAGGGAAACGCAAGGGAGCACGCCATCAACAGACTGGTGACTTCTCACGTGTCGAAGGCTGAGAAGGCGAGACGCCACGGTCGAGAGTTGAGCTTCATTTTGCCTCACAATTCCGTGGAGAGTTTCGCACCACTTTTCTCAGCCATAGAACACGAGATCAAGACGAGGGCGAGTAGATTAGGTATCAGTAGCTATGGAGTGTCGATGACCACTCTGGAGGAGGTGTTCCTGCACCTAGAAAAAGACGAGGGCACAGAGTGCACCATGGACAATTTATCCAAGAAAATGGTACGGAATCGTGCGTTGAGTAGGTCGTTGTCGTTACAGTCTAAGAGCACGTCTTACCAGAGCTTGCAGAACGAGGGCGTCACCGTGCAGAATGACGGCCAAGCGAAAg GGGAGTTACCAGACGGTGTCAATAACGATAGGAATCCTCCGGTTCTCGGCCTCGGATTAGACCCCATAAAGATCCGGCCTAACTTCCTGCAAACCCTGTACGCCATGCTTCGCCTAAGGATACTCAGGCTCTTCAGGAACATCCAGTTATTGTACTTCACCATTGTTGCGCCTCTCCTGTTAATTGCTCTTGGTCTGCATTTGAACAGTATTCAAACCGTCGAGGTCAAGATGCAATCTCTAAAATTGAACACTG ACACCTACGGCAGTGAGACCAAAGTTTTGTACTCCAACAACACCGATCACGACATCACGCCTCTGATCGATGGGATAGGTCAAGATATCAAATACATTGAAGAATACGACGGGGATTTCGCAAACTTATTGAAAATCGCACCTCACGCGGCTGTTTTCAGCGTTAACGAGTACAGCGAACATAGGATTAACTTGACCGTCGTTTATAACGACACTATGCAACATTCCCTACCGATTTTGATAAACGTGCTGTCCAACACCTATTACAG GTTGGTCTCTGGTAAAGAGAAATTAGAGTCGATAAGGGTTAAAACCCATCCCTTCCAACAAACATCCCAACCGCAGGAGTTCAACATCGGAACAGGCAGCTCTGCTGTATTCATTGGGATGAATTTCGTCCTGTTACCAATCATTCTAGTCGTGGACATGGTCTACGATCGGGAA ATAAAAGCGAAGAATCAACTTCGCGTGAATGGTCTGTCGTTCTCGATGTACTTTCTGACCTACTTCGTCGTACTTGTCGGCCTGATAACGTTCATCTGTCTCTGCATACTCGGCATCATATTCCTCTTCGATGTGCCTTCGCTTCAAGAGATACCAGCGCTCATCACCCTCGGCGGTCTTATAATGCTTTATTGCCCGGCATCCATCCTCTTTTCCACGTGTCTCAGTTACATCTTCGACAAAATGGATTCTGCACAGAGTATACTACACAATATTGCCGTATTCTTCGGGCTCATACCCTTTATACTAGTTATGGGTCTTGACATGTTGGGTCTCA GTGGAATAGCAGCATTCGTTCTGCACGTGATCTTCTCTTTAATAAACACATTGTACGTGCCATATGCTGCTGTGTATTACGTCGGACGAGTCCACCTCATGTGCTCCATCAACGCCGCTTGCCATCATCTGACCATGTCTGATTATCTAACTACAGAAATAATTATAATGGCCTTTGGAGTGCTTCTGCACTGCCCGCTGTGGTTCTTTATACTTTTGATATTGGATACCAAAAAGAATGGTGGCAACGTTAGCGACATTTTTAAGCATTTCCTG CGCAATGGCGGCTCCGTAGGCGaggaaataatggaaaatgcgGATGTCGGAGAACACGAGGACGCGGACGTCAAAGCCGAGAGGCAGAAAGTTTTTAATCTCATCACTTCGTCATCCGTTCAAGAACCACCTGTAGTTCTAGTGCAG AATCTCAGAAAGGAGTACCGACACAGAGAATCAGGTTCCTGTAGTTGTTGCTCGAAGCAAGACGAGGAAGCAAGTCAAATACAACGAAAAGTTGCTGTAAGAAATCTCTCGTTGGCGGTCGAGCCGGGAGAGGTGTTCGGTTTGCTGGGCCACAATGGCGCCGGCAAAACCACGACAATGAAAATTATCATAGCGGAGGAAGCGGCCTCGCGAGGTAGAGTGCATATTGGTGGTCACAACATTAACTCCAATTTGTCAGAGGCTTTCAGACAAATGGGCTACTGTCCTCAACACGACGCTCAGTGGAAAAATATCACTGTCAGGGAACACTTAGAATGTTACGCTGCCATACGCGGTGTACCATGGGGAGACATCGGCAG AATTGTAGACCTGTATCTCTCCGGATTACAAATTCATGAACACGCGGACAAGCAAACCCAGGAGTGCTCAGGTGGAACCAGAAGAAAGCTCAGTTTCGCTATGGCGATGATAGGCGGTCCAAAAGTCGTCTTAATGGACGAGCCCAGTACAGGGATGGATCCTAGGTCGAAAAGGTTTCTATGGGATACAATTCTAGCCAGTTTTCAG GGTGGTAGGGGAGCAATTTTAACGACTCATTCAATGGAGGAAGCCGATGCTTTGTGTTCGAAAGTGGGTATAATGGTGAAGGGAGAGCTCAGGTGTATTGGCTCTACCCAACATCTGAAGAATCTCTACGGTGCTGGATACACCCTTGAGATGAAACTACAGGGCGGTGATTGCACGCCCACGACACCTTCTGGCGACAGGATTACTAGTCTGAAGGAATTCGTTTCCAGCCTGTTTCCAGATGCTACTCTCGAGGAAAGTTTCGCTGACAGATTAGTTTTCGGTGTTCCCCAACACGCAGTTACCTCGCTGGCCGAGAGCTTCATGCAGTTGGAGAAGG CCAAGCTCGAACTGGACATCGAAGAGTACAGTTTCAGTCAGACCACTCTGGAACAAGTATTCCTGAAATTTTCTCATTACGACGAATCAAACTCGGTGGAATGA
- the LOC143359550 gene encoding tubulin polyglutamylase complex subunit 2 → MSFFVDVVTEDSFYENLTLGVVKVLESLPYVKNVRVDRRSGCEATAIANWEQRHCCALPEDLRNFYLSIDGFQLLWNLEIAGEEFSVGRMEVGSFSSLKRYSASKETQADCSKLESSDAGSETDSKTPADLDNATGNAFPAGNPRGCKMFEISQCYPQSGKAKVYMVYRAKPDQESPSIWLHREDTDQWHHLADTFTVYLRMMLVHLGLPLWQCCVTGITLPTWVEQVYFLVGPHLLPSTIDPTETISTSLWNNGPTNVIDPGIFRGKEGKQKAPRKK, encoded by the exons ATGTCTTTTTTCGTGGACGTCGTTACCGAGGACTCGTTCTACGAGAACCTCACGCTGGGCGTGGTGAAGGTCCTCGAGAGCCTGCCGTACGTAAAGAACGTGCGAGTCGATAGGAGGAGCGGATGCGAGGCCACCGCCATCGCGAACTGGGAGCAACGGCATTGTTGCGCGCTCCCCGAAGATCTGAGGAACTTCTACCTCTCGATCGACGGTTTCCAGCTTCTTTGGAACCTCGAGATAGCAG GCGAGGAGTTCTCGGTGGGTCGCATGGAAGTTGGCAGTTTCTCTTCTCTGAAACGTTATTCCGCGAGCAAGGAGACGCAGGCAGACTGTTCGAAGCTCGAGTCTTCGGATGCAGGATCGGAGACGGACTCGAAGACCCCTGCGGACCTTGACAACGCGACTGGCAACGCGTTTCCGGCCGGTAATCCACGGGGTTGCAAGATGTTCGAGATCAGCCAGTGCTATCCGCAAAGCGGAAAGGCCAAAGTCTACATGGTGTACCGCGCAAAACCGGATCAGGAGAGCCCGAGCATCTGGCTGCATCGAGAGGACACGGATCAATGGCACCATCTGGCAGACACTTTCACCGTCTACTTACGGATGATGCTGGTCCATTTAGGACTGCCCTTGTGGCAGTGCTGCGTTACCGGGATCACCTTGCCCACCTGGGTCGAGCAGGTTTATTTCCTCGTTGGACCGCACCTGCTGCCGTCCACCATCGATCCTACCGAAACCATCTCCACCTCATTGTGGAACAACGGACCTACCAACGTCATCGATCCAGGGATCTTCAGGGGAAAGGAGGGCAAACAGAAAGCCCCCAGGAAGAAATAA